From a region of the Zingiber officinale cultivar Zhangliang chromosome 4B, Zo_v1.1, whole genome shotgun sequence genome:
- the LOC121977270 gene encoding uncharacterized protein LOC121977270, with translation MKETETIDEFASKLSAMSSKFSTLGATLEDSSLVKKLLDSIPDKFFPIIASIAHFHDLEMIPFEETIGRLKAYEERTLRLRGNTNDTKGELLFTHAEWQMRQKGSNVDTSSGGKGHGSSSPSRGKWCGRGWGRDRSRGTPSQDSAGGTSSNGRGTRDKSCIKCFNCEKMGHYASECYNKHRDDESHLTCATDEELSLMMIVSHEEPDTRRERQDTILLSEDRLLPKMYRDVNKGDKDVWYLDNGASNHMTGHHEKFQELDETITGRVRFGDGSIIEIMGKGTIVFECKNDDRKALHEIYYIIKLCSNIISLGQLAKTGNEVHMERDTMKVIDRSGKLLMLVKRTQNCLYKITLKTFKWMWVFILAAKNDAFQAFKKFKFLMENKTKYKIKTLRTDRGGEFLSTEFTQFCENE, from the exons ATGAAGGAGACCGAGACAATTGATGAGTTTGCTAGCAAACTCAGCGCCATGAGCAGCAAGTTCTCCACTCTTGGTGCCACGCTTGAAGAttcttctttggtaaagaagCTGCTTGATTCGATCCCTGATAAGTTCTTCCCTATTATTGCCAGTATTGCACATTTTCACGATCTTGAGATGATACCATTTGAGGAGACTATTGGGCGACTGAAGGCGTACGAGGAACGAACACTACGATTACGCGGAAACACCAATGACACTAAAGGTGAGCTCCTATTTACTCATGCCGAATGGCAAATGCGACAGAAGGGGAGCAACGTGGACACTTCGTCAGGAGGCAAGGGTCATGGGTCCAGCAGCCCTAGTCGTGGCAAATGGTGTGGGCGTGGGTGGGGGCGCGATCGTAGTCGTGGTACGCCAAGCCAAGACAGTGCAGGAGGCACTAGTAGCAATGGCAGAGGCACTCGTGATAAGAGCTGTATAAAGTGTTTCAATTGTGAGAAAATGGGGCATTATGCGTCTGAATGCTACAACAAGCATCGTGATGATGAGTCTCACCTCACTTGCGCCACCGATGAAGAGCTATCACTGATGATGATCGTGTCCCATGAGGAGCCTGACACTAGGCGTGAGCGGCAGGATACCATTCTGCTCAGTGAAGATAGGTTGTTACCGAAGATGTACCGCGACGTTAATAAAGGAGATAAAGACGTTTGGTACCTTGATAACGGTGCCAGTAACCACATGACTGGCCATCAcgagaagtttcaagaactagatgaaaccatcacCGGGAGGGTGAGGTTTGGCGATGGATCAATCATTGAGATTATGGGCAAGGGGACGAttgtgttcgaatgcaagaaCGACGATCGGAAGGCTCTCCACGAGATATACTACATTATAaaactttgtagtaatatcataagtctcGGTCAATTGGCAAAAACTGGGAATGAGGTGCACATGGAAAGAGATAccatgaaggtgattgataggagcgggaagCTCTTGATGCTGGTAAAGAGAACACAAAATTGCTTGTACAAGATAACCTTGAAGACATTCAA GTGGATGTGGGTGTTTATATTGGCAGCAAAGAATGATGCATTCCAAGCATTCAAGAAGTTCAAATTCTTGATGGAGAACAAGACTAaatacaagatcaaaacactccgGACAGACCGGGGCGGCGAGTTTCTATCCACGGAGTTCACTCAGTTCTGTGAAAATGAATGA